In Gopherus evgoodei ecotype Sinaloan lineage unplaced genomic scaffold, rGopEvg1_v1.p scaffold_66_arrow_ctg1, whole genome shotgun sequence, the genomic stretch CAATAGAAATTAAATGTGGATTtggagcttttttattttttctataatGTGCAATACATAAATAAAGTACATCTTGTATTTTGTATAATGTAAAACCTGCCTTCTTGTCTCCAGGGCACCAAAGTAGGAAGTTGCTAAAAGCTTCATCCACAGGCACCATGTCCTCCTCGGATGATTTTGAAGAGAGAGATTCATGTCAAACATATGACAGTGGTAAGCAATAAAGAAATCTGCGTGACTGATAAAAAGAAACAGTAGGAGAGCAGCCTGTGTCCCTCGTGCTCCTCCATTCTGTTATGCTTATGAAAGGGATCTTTCCATACACACCCCTATactgctctgctgatgcccctcaattTGGATCTGCAACCTCGCCATTGCTATtccagctttgggctccccacccaacacacacagctctgctgacgCTCCTCAATCCCAAAAAACAGGCCCCTACTATTCCAAACCTGGCCTCCCCCCAGCAGCTCTGTTGATGCCCCTCCCAATCCACAACCCCCAATTGTATTCCAGCCCTGAACCTCAGTATAGTAGTGCTGCTGCTACTCAGTTATGACTGGCAGCATTGTCCCAAATTCTATTTCAGGCCCCTCCAGTTTAGTCAATAACCTCTTTGGCATTTCTAGATGGCATGAGTGACTTTTTGAAATGTCTCCTTGTTATTTACATGGTTACTACACCAGAAAATGGATCATCCCAGTGTCAGTTTAAGAACATCTGTCTGTCAAGTGCAGCACAGACCCACCGGCTGCGGAAATTGCGGGGTCCATCCAAGTGCAGGGAGTGTGAAACCTTTATGGTCAGTGGCACGGAGTGTGAAGAGGTGAGAAAGCTCAGAACACCCTGGACTGTAGATAATCAGGTCCCCCTGACCCCTGTGTAAGGTATTTCACTGCAGGCATGTCTCCCCTGCAAAACTCTGTGAATGGGCCCCCCTCTGTGAGGCCAATAATTCAGTGCATGACCATCTCCCTGTCCCTCACCCCAGGCTGCTCTGCCATAACAGCTGAGGAAAGGGAGGCAAAGGGGAATGTATCTCCCAATGAGGCGCTTCTGCAGAGAGATGTGGAACAGTGAATGGAGggaacaggagaagggagagtctGTGATGTGCCCCAGTGGGACATACtttccccagcttctggagtggTCCTTGCTGAACTGTAATTAGTGTCTAACTGCAATATCGTCTTACTATTGCAGTGCTACCTGACCTGCCACAGGAAGTGCCTGGAGAACCTCCTCATCACCTGTGGCCACAAGAAGCTGCCCAGCCGAGTGCCCCTCTTTGGCATCGACTTCACACAGGTCCCTCGGGATTTCCCGGAAGAGGTTCCGTTCATAGTTGTGAAATGCACCTCAGAAATCGAGGCACGTGCCCTCGGAGTGCAGGTGAGCAGCACTGGGGTAGACTCCAGCACAGGGCCTGgtcctgctcctgctggggaCCAGGATTACGCTCCCGTGGACTTTGACAGGAACCACATTAGGCCCTTACTTGGTACCTTTTGTCTCAAGGCACTTCACAAAGGGGTTTTCCCCAGTGAACCACTGATGGTGGCCTGGGCAGCTGGCACAGGTCACTTGGCATCAAGACAGACTAATTAAAATTCTCTCTAGTTTCCTCTAGCTCTGGTATTTTTAATGCCTCATCATGGGGGTATCTTGGAACTGAGTCTCTGCACATCACCCTTTGTTTCCAGtccacagagagaaagagacaatGTCACATCCCTTCTTGGCCTTAGCTGCAGAAATTAAGCTGTCCTGTTAGTTCCtggtcccctccccttcccactctTCTCAGATTCTGTAACCAGGATCCCTTGACCTTTCCCCATTTCAATAATGCAGGGGATCTATCGGATAAGTGGAGCCAAGGCCCGGGTGGAGAAGCTCTGCCAGGCATTTGAAAATGGGAGGGAGCTTGTGGAGCTCTCAGAACATTCTCCCCATGACATCACTGGCGTCCTGAAGCATTTCCTGAAGGAGGTGGGTAGCAAATCCCCAAGAGGAGCCAGGATCAGTCTCTGGTTACTTGCAGGCTCCTGGCTTCAGTTTCTGGTGCATCTCTGGGAGGATGGCAATCCCTGTTCCTGGCTTGCTCTCAGCTGGGTTTTTGAGGCACTGGGATGTGTTAATGTCTGTTTGTTTCCTGTAGAATCAGGGATTAATTCCAGGTACTGATCTCCTAACTTCCACCTTCTCTGGTGCCATGGGAGTGATTGGGGCTCATGGCTTGCAGTGATAAAGGACAGATGAGACCCAGCGCTTCCCTGAGCAGTAGCAGGCCTGGGTTATTTCTGAGATTCCCCAAATATTAGTTTCATGTGAACAGCAATTCTGATGAGGCCTGGGCCTTCTCTGCAGGCCCTAGAAGTTCATGTGAAATCAGGGAGCCAATCACTTGCCTGCACATCATGGGGATAAGAGTTGGTTTGAGCCTGGGAACATGCGGCTGAAGGGGGCCAGGACTGCGGGGCCACTGACACCAGCAAAGGTCCTTCATGGGACTTTCCCTACAGCATCAAATAGATCAAATAGGCAGGCTGCAGTAACACAATCTCCCTCATCTCACCACAGCTGTCAGGGCCAGTGCTCCTGTATGAGCTCTATGATGAATTCATCGCGCTTGCCAAGGACCTGCAGAGacctggggaagggaagagagacagCTCAGGGTTCTCAGCAGATCCCATTCAAAGCATGAAGGACTTGCTGAGCAAACTGCCTGGGACTAACTACAACACCCTGCGACACCTCATTGCACATCTGTACAGGTGACGGGGACAAGTGGCTGACTTGCTGATTAGTATCACctggatgggttgggggtctgTTAGATGCTAGTGCTGCAAAGAGATTACTGCAGAGATCTTGCTCCCCAGAGGATCATCTGGCACAGTGGCAGGTCAGTACCAGAAGAAGCTCTTAGAACACATCTATGCTGGGAGTTGGAgtataatttccagcttgagAAAACATACTCGAGCTAGCTCTCCTTGAGGTAGCATGCTAAAAACCGCATGTAGCCACAGCAGCACAAGTGGCGGGAGGGGCCAGCTGCCCGGAGGATGAGTCTGGCATCACTGGCTCAGGACAGCTAGCCTCTCCTGCCATTTGCACTACTGCTCACGCTGCCACAGCCACATTCTGTGTTTAGTACACTAACTCGAtgagagctgggaattacaccctcAGCTTGAAGTGCAGAAATGGCTGTAGCCTCCTTCGCTAGCAAAAGGGCAGGGTTAGACGCAAAGGGACTGCCATGAGGAGGGAAAAGCTCATTCAGAAGAAAGGCGAGACCCTCACAGCTCCCAacaaaggagaaggaaaaggcccagataAGCTGTCTGGCCGCTCCTTAACTGATGACGTTTCACAGTTAAACCAGGTGCAGAGCCAGAATTCCCATTAGAGCAATGGGAGACATGGGCCTGTGGCCCCAAGCTCCCTTCATCCAGTGCTGACCAAGCATCTTCCCTTAGAGCTGGACTTGTCACCCAGCTCAGAGCAGTTTCCTGGGTCACAGTGGAGTCTGAGCATTGGAAACCAGAACCATGTCCACCTCCCTCACACATCCAGCTCCTGCCAGGGTCAGGATGTATATCTGTACCAGGAAATGGTGCCATCATTTCCCCCACTAACCACCCATTCCATCCCTCCCACTCACTGCAATGGGGCTGACAAGCCCCTAACCATGATGTTTTCCTTTCCCAGGGTGGCTCAGAGATACGAAGAGAACAAGATGTCTCCCAACAACCTGGGGATAATCTTTGGGCCGACGCTGATCCGACCCGGTTCAGGGTGCGATGTCTCCATGTCGTGCCTCGTAGACTCTGGGTATCAGGCCCAGATTGTGGAGTTTCTCATTCTGAGCTATGAGAGGATCTTTGGGATGGATGACTTGCCTCCGTCTTTGTATGAAAACACTTTGCAGGAAGCCTTGGCAGAGAAGGACAAAGAGGAGAAACAGAGCACTGAGAAAGCCCAGGGTGTGACCACAGAGGTACAGCTTGGAGACACTGAACTGGGCCCTGTGATAGTCACAGGGAGTTGGATTAGTGAGGAAAACGGGATCTTACAGAAAGTGAAGCCACTTGGCATCTGTGGGTTATTCAGAGAGCAAAGAGCAGATGGGCAACTCCTGTGGAATGGGAGAACTGAAAGCAATTCCAAGCTACAGATCCCTCAGCAGCTCCCCAGACAGCTGTGAATGATGTTTTGCTGCACATTTTAAAGAGTCGGATtcctacagaaaagatgtgggtTTCTCTAGACTATGTTACTCAGGATGTTGCTGTGTCTCTCAGTTGATAGTTTTACACCTCGTGGAACGGATGATTGTATAAATAGCAAAGGATACAGCAGGATTCCCTGCCCAGACCTGCTAGGCTTGCCTCCCTCTGAGGCATAGTTCAGCTGTGGCTAGATaggctgtcaagtatcagggggtagctgtgttagtctgtatctgcaaaaacgaGGAGGcgtccgatggcaccttaaagactaacagatttatttgggcataagctttcgtgggtaaaaaaaccctcacttcttcagatcaagaagtgaggttttttacccatgaaagcttatacccaaataaatctgttagtctttaaggtgccaccggactccttgtttttattaGATAGGCTGTGTTTCTGTGCTGCTGAGTGCTAAGcacctctccacccctccccatctGCCTGACACTTCTCTCACAATAATGCCTAGCACCCTtcctcttcaaagcactttaaaatgtgAGGTAATTGGCAATACCTCCTGGGAGTGATGTCAGgggtgttacacacacacaccccttcttggTGGCCTGAACACAGGACGGGGAGACAGATACTGATCATTCAGGCTTCGACTCCCCCccctgtgaccttgggaaagtcactttccctctctctgcctcaggtaACTCAGCTAAAAAATGTGAGTGAGTATGTTGCTTCTTTTTCTTAATAGTTACATTCGTATCTGGTGAGCAGTGGTACTGCTTTTCCCATGGTTCCCAGTTACTGAGGCCTAAGGGAATTATAGGGACTGTGatcccagctgaaagcagataTTGATCCAACAGTGCACCTGATTTCCATTCCCCATATGGAAAAATCCAATATAATTTAATAGGGATGAATCTAATAAAACCTACTGAAGATAATAGAGAATGATCCCCTTTCCATAGTtcagagtttttgttttttaaaaccatctGTCACAGGGTCACTCACCGCACTGGTGCCTCCTGTTGGccttttgggaattagctctggtcAGCAGGTGTGCCCtccggtggtggtggtggctctcCTGTCCTGGTCTCCACCTGCAGACCCACTGCAGTTCCAATCTctgcccctcctttctttctcaaatccctgggccacttccccagaaCCTTCAgctcctgcctctggctccttCACCCTCTTCCCAGGGCCTGCAAATCCTAGCAGCCCTGTTCACAGTACTAGTTTCTGCAGCCCTCTAGGAAGCCAGTCCCCTCCCTTGGGCTTCCTGCAGCAGGCTGGCTTGCATTGCCTACAGCTTCCTTTTATATGGGCtggctgggctctgattggctggtcCAGCTGTGCAACCACCGCCCTAATAGGTTGTTTCCTTGTAGCCCTTCAGGCTGGGTTTTAACCCTATCAGGgtcagtgtggggcagatgccctGTCACACCATCCTATATAATTCTACAGCAGGGATGGTTACTAAATTCTACAGGAAAGGTCAAAAAttattgtgggggtggggagagaattaaGTTTTATAGGAGTTCTCAATATAATGGTAAAGCCAAATTGTGAGGATTTTGATCAATCCTTGaacaaattcccactgacttccaggGGGAATTGGGCTCATAAGAGCAATGATGTTCGGGCCCCACTGTAGCAGCCATCTCAGGCTCAATCTAATAGTAATTACTTTGCTGTAATTAATGGTTATGTTTCTGTTGCTTCCCCCCACTTTGTCCGTCTGCACAAGGACCAGCAAAGGAATCGCTGAGCAAGGCTGCACCATGACAGATAATGTGACTGCTGCCCCTTAATGCTGTGCATCATGACCTATCCAGAGGGAACCAGGGAGGTCACATGAATTTAGTGCCATTTTCATAATCAGTTCTTCACTAAGCTTTTCATTGGATCATTCCTGATTTATATCGAGCATAAGGAACAGGTGGCTCTAAATAATGGGGCCGTGCGTCCATGCAGGGTTTTCTGAAGATGCCATAAACCCAGGGAATGAACCTGGTCTCCCCACAATTCCAAGGCAGAATCATTCTAAAAGGGTCTGTTTTAATAGTGTGTAGGATACATGGATGTAAACCTTAGCACAGGTCTTGTTTCTCCTGCCAGAAAGCAATACCTGCTCCTGAGGTGCCTTTTGTGGCAGGCAGTATGATTCGATGGGCAGAGCACTAAATTGACActtgggacacctgggttctgttgtCGGCTCTGACcagttgtgtgaccttgggcaaatcacctcCCCACTGTTTCACCTCACAGCCTTTCTCTAGTTAGATTCTTCAGGGCGGGATTGTCCCGCACTCTGTGTCTGTGTAGCACCCAGTAAAACGGGGTCCTAATCCCAGCTCTAAGAGGCCTCTCCCTCTCTTGCTGAGCCTGCCAGCTTTAGCACTGTGGTTTTGCACTTGGCAAGCTGAAATGGAGATCAAGATATTTTTGCCATTAGCCGATTAGCTTTGTTCCCTTGGCTACTGCAGCACTCAGAGAACTGCATATCACAATTTAATCTGAAAGGAGAGCCCTGTCGAAACAGGTTCACAGTCCTGGCTTTTTCCTACAGAGTTTCTCCTTCAAGCATGATTCAAATGAGGGCTACGTGTCCGATAAGTCATCTTCCAGTGAAGCCATCAATGAGCTGACAATGGAGGGAACCCACAGTCTCCTGAGCACAGATCCCCTAGGTAAATGTTAAGCAGGGGCACATGGTCATGGAGCAGGTTTTGGGTTGGCTTGATCTGTGTTTACTGAACTTTCACAGCTTCCATGTCTGCCTGTCTCTGCATTTGTCCCTGTGTATGGGGTAAGGCATGGCATCACCCTGCCACTTTCCTCCATCTAGGCAGCCCACTCTTCACTGCCACTGGGTTAGCATGCCACCAGGTTTCAATGTATTATGAGCCCTTCTCAGGAAGAGGTTTTCCTTCACTCCTCACAAGCCCAGCTGCTAGAGGCCAGGAGGCCTACAGTTACCCACCAGTCGATTCTCTAAGGTGTTGTAGGCAGGATTCACAGGCTTGAGAATGCAATGCCTGATCTCCCCTCACTTGCACCCATTTCACACCATGTCTCtgaaattactcctgatttacaccagcattaaGAGAGGAGGCTCAGTCCCCAGCACTAAACAGGGGAGTGGCCTCcacttgtgtgtttgtacagggatTTGTACTTGTCCAATCTGTCACATTAGGTAGGCCGCATGCTCTgggccagtggtgggcaacctgcgatCCGACAGctgtaggttgcccaccactgctctaagccAAGGGGCAACCTCATTTTAAAATACTCTCTGATGTTTTGTTCAGATTTGAATAGAAATGACGGCTCTGAGCTGGAGGACCCTGAGGAATCAGTGCACGAAAAGCCAGATCCAGATTCTGATTCAGTTCTAGGCACGCAACCCAGGGGGTACTTCAGCCGGCAGCCTGTGAAGTATCCTCGAGCGGCACAGGCCAAAATGAGGCCAATCATTCATAAATCTTCCAGCTTGTCCTTGATGGCTGCTGCTCTGTCAAGCCCTCTGATGGAGGTTGATGCAGAAGGCAATCCTGCAGACTGCAGCCCTTTGACGAAGGAAGTCTTGGAGAAGAAAGGCAGCAGCAGGAGTAGCTCACCAGAGACCAGCACACTGCAGCGACGTTCTGGAGGAAAACAGCAACTCAGACATTTTGAGATCACCCAGGAAACTGCCAGGATCGTCTCCAAGTTTCAAACTAACAGTACTTCCACAGGGTCCCCTCAAGTTTCTCTGGAAAGGACAAGCACAGACTGCACTGAACCCGAACCAAACTCTGACCTGGGGACACCATCCCAGGAAAACCTTTGTGAACAATGAGGAGTGCACTGCTGGAAGTGAGACAGGCCTGCACTGCCACCAAGTGCTGCCTGCTGAATGGTGgggactaggatgaccagatgtcccgattttatagggacagacctgatttttgggtctttttcttatataggctcctatcaccccccactccaccccttgtcctgatttttcacacttgctttctggtcaccctagaagggGATGAAATGAGGACCCAATCCCAGCATCTCTGTTAGGGATGGAGCTTGCAGGAAAGACCTCTGCTATGAATTATCAGTAGGCTGTGGGTCAGCCCAGAATTTGCTTTTTTTACTGTTTAGCAGACTCCAAAAAACCATTCAGAAATAAGTCCAGAAGCTCTGTTCATTAAAAGCAAACATCTGTGACTGGTGCCAAGAGTTTTTCTGCAAGGGATGGGTTGTGTGTGATACATAGCTTAGCCTAGTGTGAAGCAGTACAGAGAGGGCACCGATTACTTGGCTGTGGACACTTAGGCAGAGAGGAAATGACTGTAAAGATCAGGCCATTGGAGGAAACACTCACAAATGGTCACTTTCTTGAAGCTACAGACCTCCATTGATTTGTTTAGTTCACAGCATCCCTCATTTTTTCAGCACAAATCCAGTGAAGCAGTGTGTGTTGACATGGTTTGGGGCTTCCACTGCTGCAATTTCTTTTTTCTATAAACAGATAAAATCATGTGTCTTTTAGGAAGGAGAAGAGGTTGTGCCATCCAGTGAGCAGCCTCAGTATGTTACTTTATCTCAATTCCATCTCTCTGCTTTTCCAGCAGACCCCTCACTCTCTAGCATCTCTGACTGTTGTGTCACAAACATAATCCCTTGAACCCACTATAGAAGCGCACATTTTCACTAATCCAAAGCAAGACTAGTCTGTATTTTGGTGGGTCTCAACATTTTCCATTTCAGGATCACAAGAAGAGACCCCCACATGCACAGTGATCATTCACCAGGGAGCCCTATTCTGATGGTGTCAGAACTAAACTAAGCCCATGTGACTTTTGTCTGAGTAAAGATCTCAAGAAAAGGACCCAGATGAATACATGGGTTTTATGTAATGAGCTAACACTGACACATGTGAAATAAAATGATGAGTAGCTACTTGGGGTGATTTATAGTAATAGGGTGCATACTGTGATCCACTGATATGGATTTTCTTGGTTTCTGGTTATGTACGGGGTAAAATTCATCCCTGTTCAGAGGGCAGTGCAAGGACTAGCCGCCCATTTAAGCTACTTTTGCATAGGGGTGAATTTCTTCAATAGTGAGCAGCTGTTGAGCTACTCGTGTCTGAACTAGGAAGCCataggccaggggtggccaacctctggctccggagccacatgtgactcttcagaagttaatatgcagctgcttgtataggcaccaactccggggctggagctacaggcaccaactttccaatgtgccgggggtgctcattgctcaacccctggctctgccacagacattgcccccactccactccttcccgccccctcctctgagcctgccgtgcccttgctcctccccctctcctccccagagcctcctgcaccccatgaaacagctgattgggagggagggggaggtgctgatcgtcGGGGCCGCGGATGgttaggaggtgctgggagctgtggggggagtgaggggagctgatgtggggctgctgatgtattactgtggctctttggtaaTGTACATCGGTAAATTCTCAggttcaggttggccacctctgcatTAGGCAAATGGTTAATGCTAATATTACATCTCTCAGCATCTCTCTCTTCTGATAAAGTTGGCCACCTTCTTTTTTCTCTTGCCTTATCCCTGatctttttgtttgttcctgTTTCTTAACAAGATCCTAAAAGAAACGCTAAGGATTTACTCACAGCAGTTGTAGAGCTTTGGCCAGAAAATGGGGAAAATCACCCACTCACTCCACATCGTGCCTCAAGAGATGTGTATTTAATGTTAATATGTTGCTTTTTATTCTTGAGTATTAAATtatcttttaataaaattaatttcCATAGTAAGTGTTAGGGAACTTTATTACAAGTTCTTTATGTCCTGTTTGTTTATTAAATGAGCATTATGTGGTATGTGCCAACAGTGCCCTCAACCCTTTATAAGCCAAAATTAAAGACTGTTTCTATGCTGAAGAGCTCACCATCTAAGGGACTGACACAGATAAGTCAAGACACTTGGCAAGAGCTGGAAGAGGAAGGTAACCCAGATTTTCCTTTCTTGCCTCACATTTGAATTGAATTTTACAGGATCAGGTGCTGCCTCCACAGCCCTCCTAGACCATTGCCTTGAGAGCAAGAGGCTAAATCTACAGTCTGAGCTATGATCCCCTGTGTGACATGTACAGGCTGCCATCAGGCTGCACCTTATGAATTCTGTACTTTGCAAATCTGTCAAATAGATTCCAGTAAACAAGAGCCACGAGGCAGCTCACATCTGCCCAGACAGTTTTTTGATCTAACAATGTTTTAACATGTTAAACCCATTTTGATCGTGGCAGGATTTAAATCTAGAAAATATGCCACTGAGCAAATTCGTACATGGACTCTGTGGAACAGATCTTCGTCCAATGTATATTGT encodes the following:
- the GMIP gene encoding GEM-interacting protein isoform X2, coding for MGDPEPSGLNHQVRGTENKKRYSEIFRSLDALEISLGNATVDMFIDDTDSTDLTPESEMLPVDESFYKSKSNLEGQVQTNITVEEADEMLIKCEGGVDAALEYAKTWCKYVKELLSWIDKRLNYEIEFAKSIVKIAESGQSTIKQQPLTAKRNEIEKWRKEFKDQWLKEQKRMNDSLASLRKSRLHYIQRCEELEKAKLLSAKAEDEYQSIAATHSGSANKQLEKRRRSREEAQVKVQETEASYKMCISDANSRRQELEKVRERIVSHIRKLIYQGDEVLTRVTLRMFKLQQTQAEKIPVGYENMTEYCKPYRMGEKYLEFIQKLQKKEVPMEVFEFEEFIPAGQRSPPSGRKKNAVQYSCISSSVVDLSTSAEDASGKQFSTNSEQSANKSFYSDTESLGGSCESRSLDSPASSPGHQSRKLLKASSTGTMSSSDDFEERDSCQTYDSENGSSQCQFKNICLSSAAQTHRLRKLRGPSKCRECETFMVSGTECEECYLTCHRKCLENLLITCGHKKLPSRVPLFGIDFTQVPRDFPEEVPFIVVKCTSEIEARALGVQGIYRISGAKARVEKLCQAFENGRELVELSEHSPHDITGVLKHFLKELSGPVLLYELYDEFIALAKDLQRPGEGKRDSSGFSADPIQSMKDLLSKLPGTNYNTLRHLIAHLYRVAQRYEENKMSPNNLGIIFGPTLIRPGSGCDVSMSCLVDSGYQAQIVEFLILSYERIFGMDDLPPSLYENTLQEALAEKDKEEKQSTEKAQGVTTESFSFKHDSNEGYVSDKSSSSEAINELTMEGTHSLLSTDPLDLNRNDGSELEDPEESVHEKPDPDSDSVLGTQPRGYFSRQPVKYPRAAQAKMRPIIHKSSSLSLMAAALSSPLMEVDAEGNPADCSPLTKEVLEKKGSSRSSSPETSTLQRRSGGKQQLRHFEITQETARIVSKFQTNSTSTGSPQVSLERTSTDCTEPEPNSDLGTPSQENLCEQ
- the GMIP gene encoding GEM-interacting protein isoform X1, whose protein sequence is MGDPEPSGLNHQVRGTENKKRYSEIFRSLDALEISLGNATVDMFIDDTDSTDLTPESEMLPVDESFYKSKSNLEGQVQTNITVEEADEMLIKCEGGVDAALEYAKTWCKYVKELLSWIDKRLNYEIEFAKSIVKIAESGQSTIKQQVCMPLQLLYTMVLEHDIRIGSLAIETAGALQLREYCQPLTAKRNEIEKWRKEFKDQWLKEQKRMNDSLASLRKSRLHYIQRCEELEKAKLLSAKAEDEYQSIAATHSGSANKQLEKRRRSREEAQVKVQETEASYKMCISDANSRRQELEKVRERIVSHIRKLIYQGDEVLTRVTLRMFKLQQTQAEKIPVGYENMTEYCKPYRMGEKYLEFIQKLQKKEVPMEVFEFEEFIPAGQRSPPSGRKKNAVQYSCISSSVVDLSTSAEDASGKQFSTNSEQSANKSFYSDTESLGGSCESRSLDSPASSPGHQSRKLLKASSTGTMSSSDDFEERDSCQTYDSENGSSQCQFKNICLSSAAQTHRLRKLRGPSKCRECETFMVSGTECEECYLTCHRKCLENLLITCGHKKLPSRVPLFGIDFTQVPRDFPEEVPFIVVKCTSEIEARALGVQGIYRISGAKARVEKLCQAFENGRELVELSEHSPHDITGVLKHFLKELSGPVLLYELYDEFIALAKDLQRPGEGKRDSSGFSADPIQSMKDLLSKLPGTNYNTLRHLIAHLYRVAQRYEENKMSPNNLGIIFGPTLIRPGSGCDVSMSCLVDSGYQAQIVEFLILSYERIFGMDDLPPSLYENTLQEALAEKDKEEKQSTEKAQGVTTESFSFKHDSNEGYVSDKSSSSEAINELTMEGTHSLLSTDPLDLNRNDGSELEDPEESVHEKPDPDSDSVLGTQPRGYFSRQPVKYPRAAQAKMRPIIHKSSSLSLMAAALSSPLMEVDAEGNPADCSPLTKEVLEKKGSSRSSSPETSTLQRRSGGKQQLRHFEITQETARIVSKFQTNSTSTGSPQVSLERTSTDCTEPEPNSDLGTPSQENLCEQ
- the GMIP gene encoding GEM-interacting protein isoform X3, coding for MFIDDTDSTDLTPESEMLPVDESFYKSKSNLEGQVQTNITVEEADEMLIKCEGGVDAALEYAKTWCKYVKELLSWIDKRLNYEIEFAKSIVKIAESGQSTIKQQVCMPLQLLYTMVLEHDIRIGSLAIETAGALQLREYCQPLTAKRNEIEKWRKEFKDQWLKEQKRMNDSLASLRKSRLHYIQRCEELEKAKLLSAKAEDEYQSIAATHSGSANKQLEKRRRSREEAQVKVQETEASYKMCISDANSRRQELEKVRERIVSHIRKLIYQGDEVLTRVTLRMFKLQQTQAEKIPVGYENMTEYCKPYRMGEKYLEFIQKLQKKEVPMEVFEFEEFIPAGQRSPPSGRKKNAVQYSCISSSVVDLSTSAEDASGKQFSTNSEQSANKSFYSDTESLGGSCESRSLDSPASSPGHQSRKLLKASSTGTMSSSDDFEERDSCQTYDSENGSSQCQFKNICLSSAAQTHRLRKLRGPSKCRECETFMVSGTECEECYLTCHRKCLENLLITCGHKKLPSRVPLFGIDFTQVPRDFPEEVPFIVVKCTSEIEARALGVQGIYRISGAKARVEKLCQAFENGRELVELSEHSPHDITGVLKHFLKELSGPVLLYELYDEFIALAKDLQRPGEGKRDSSGFSADPIQSMKDLLSKLPGTNYNTLRHLIAHLYRVAQRYEENKMSPNNLGIIFGPTLIRPGSGCDVSMSCLVDSGYQAQIVEFLILSYERIFGMDDLPPSLYENTLQEALAEKDKEEKQSTEKAQGVTTESFSFKHDSNEGYVSDKSSSSEAINELTMEGTHSLLSTDPLDLNRNDGSELEDPEESVHEKPDPDSDSVLGTQPRGYFSRQPVKYPRAAQAKMRPIIHKSSSLSLMAAALSSPLMEVDAEGNPADCSPLTKEVLEKKGSSRSSSPETSTLQRRSGGKQQLRHFEITQETARIVSKFQTNSTSTGSPQVSLERTSTDCTEPEPNSDLGTPSQENLCEQ